From the Primulina tabacum isolate GXHZ01 chromosome 15, ASM2559414v2, whole genome shotgun sequence genome, one window contains:
- the LOC142527217 gene encoding syntaxin-125-like, which translates to MNDLFSQSFKRYQDLKIGDLESGGANGMETVDLNRFFDEVEKIKQDMNQVEKLYKRLQESNEQSKTVHNAKTMKQLRARMDSDVSQVLKHVKSIKGKLEALEKSNAAQRRVPGCGPGSSADRTRTSVVSGLGKKLKDLMDDFQGLRARMNEEYKETVGRRYFTITGEKANDELIENLISSGESENFLQKAIQEQGRGQILDTISEIQERHDAVKEIEKNLMELHQIFLDMAALVESQGQQLNDIESHVAHANSFVRRGTEQLQEAKVYQKSSRKCTCIAIVLIIVAVIILTFPIWYNVLLSAIF; encoded by the coding sequence ATGAACGACCTTTTCTCACAATCTTTCAAGAGATACCAGGACCTCAAGATCGGTGATCTCGAGTCCGGAGGAGCCAATGGGATGGAAACCGTCGACCTAAACCGGTTTTTTGACGAAGTCGAAAAAATCAAACAAGACATGAACCAAGTGGAGAAGCTCTACAAACGGCTCCAAGAATCCAACGAACAGAGCAAAACTGTCCATAACGCCAAGACGATGAAACAGCTTCGAGCCCGGATGGATTCAGATGTTTCCCAAGtcttaaaacatgtaaaatccaTCAAAGGGAAGCTGGAAGCCTTAGAGAAATCAAATGCTGCCCAACGGCGCGTCCCAGGCTGCGGACCCGGATCCTCCGCCGATAGGACTCGAACCTCCGTGGTCAGCGGACTCGGTAAAAAACTCAAAGACCTGATGGATGATTTCCAGGGCCTTCGAGCTCGAATGAACGAGGAATACAAAGAAACCGTGGGGCGGCGATATTTCACCATCACTGGAGAGAAGGCGAACGATGAGCTAATCGAGAACCTGATCTCGAGTGGTGAGAGTGAAAATTTCCTCCAAAAGGCAATTCAAGAACAGGGCCGGGGCCAGATCTTGGACACCATATCGGAAATTCAAGAAAGACACGACGCGGTGAAGGAGATAGAGAAAAACCTGATGGAACTGCACCAGATTTTTCTTGACATGGCGGCTCTGGTGGAGTCTCAAGGGCAGCAGCTGAACGATATCGAAAGCCACGTAGCGCATGCGAACTCGTTCGTGAGGCGGGGGACAGAGCAGCTTCAGGAAGCGAAGGTGTACCAGAAGAGCTCGAGGAAATGCACCTGCATTGCCATTGTTCTCATTATAGTTGCTGTAATCATATTAACTTTTCCAATTTGGTACAACGTTTTGTTAAGTGCCATATTTTGA